One segment of Podospora pseudopauciseta strain CBS 411.78 chromosome 5 map unlocalized CBS411.78m_5.2, whole genome shotgun sequence DNA contains the following:
- a CDS encoding uncharacterized protein (EggNog:ENOG503PTEJ) yields MAPPKLNGQLPYQSCRRLFQQQALSRRTFTTSSPSFSDVPKQTSRFAKKTEPQVPPVDQTQPKPNVVVNPPAAPTAVPKPSAVRRPGVGTPTMEPKQPVDINSKEYKRVARKVTSLMVALPFLIVTSYYLWDRLSLGRPVPPPSGDASSAPSSEPKKA; encoded by the exons ATGGCTCCTCCAAAGCTCAACGGGCAGCTCCCGTACCAAAGCTGCAGACGTTTGTTCCAGCAACAAGCTCTGTCGAGACGAACCTTTACGACATCTTCCCCATCCTTCTCGGACGTGCCCAAGCAGACGTCGAGATTCGCGAAAAAGACAGAACCCCAGGTCCCTCCCGTCGACCAAACCCAGCCGAAGCCGAATGTTGTGGTAAACCCACCAGCCGCACCGACAGCCGTGCCGAAACCGTCTGCTGTGCGCCGCCCTGGCGTTGGGACACCTACAATGGAGCCAAAGCAGCCGGTGGACATCAACAGCAAGGAGTACAAGCGTGTGGCGAGAAAGGTCACGAGCCTCATGGTTGCGCTGCCCTTCTTGATTGTCACATCGTACTACCTCTGGGACCGAC TCTCTCTTGGCAGGCCAGTCCCTCCTCCGTCCGGTGATGCCTCCTCCGCTCCGTCCTCTGAGCCCAAGAAAGCGTAG